A genomic region of Torulaspora delbrueckii CBS 1146 chromosome 7, complete genome contains the following coding sequences:
- the PLC1 gene encoding phosphatidylinositol phospholipase C (similar to Saccharomyces cerevisiae PLC1 (YPL268W); ancestral locus Anc_6.3): MVSFRRSPSRGSVDDIAINKRDVADHKVSIPPSAFPLSSSSSANMSKNIKAMFKRSGLSNSSKESIILGHAGPMTYPYSFKEVIGYYISKEAVFQGLNSSCSALTEGLCMKRISRRKQVPYIFRLHENEAITWKDGTKRLELDSIKDIRTGDMASNYREEYGVSDKVAGLWVTIIYTVSNKLKALHVVARHGSDFSIFFNCICGLVKSRRELMESISVPDNEKFANIHWHRTVSERKEDEIKDTLRFEDVRRLCDKFHIYCSSSHLLRFFKIADVNHNGLLNFHEFQTFVKLLKERPEVHHLWKSCTLGKNYMDFGMFYNFIRDVQKEDLTKENACELFENFRRPKQKHLDEEDFVRFLGAQPYAKEIEEDYSKPLNHYFIASSHNTYLLGKQVGERPSVEGYVQVLQQGCRCIEIDIWDDDIGPVVCHGFLTTAIPLINVVEIIKKYAFITSPYPLIISLEMNCGKENQLIATSIFQNCFGSLLYYPDDKDNFLPSPMKLRHKIVLKGKKTNRKSLAGTTGNLNSIESSSSSYSSSYDSEIESGNKGKENLYNTSNNSKIRRIKRLTLKRRVEVIDDLLNICGLHGLKFRNLSLPESKTVAHCFSFNEKSFYNMQKDKTQELSLDKHNRRFLTRVYPHALRYKSSNFNPINFWKLGVQMVATNWQTNDLGQQINLAMFQLSSQKSGVAHSGYILKPAKLLPTVSKVQQIPQLYQKLRKNPSKIELKILSAQLLPKPAEIKDGKESSFAPYVVAELFSDEEPAASSTVDNGLKLSNMSAATENCKDNGFNPVWGMNMSATLKSLDFAFVRFTVKTGEISLATSCLRLQYLKPGYRHIPLYSMEGELYIFSTLFIFTRSI; the protein is encoded by the coding sequence ATGGTTTCTTTCAGAAGAAGCCCATCAAGAGGATCAGTTGATGACATTGCAATAAACAAACGCGATGTGGCGGACCACAAGGTCAGTATACCTCCTAGTGCCTTCCCTCTTTCGAGCTCTAGTAGTGCCAATATGAGTAAGAATATCAAAGCCATGTTTAAAAGATCGGGGTTgtccaattcttcaaaggaATCGATAATCCTTGGTCATGCAGGGCCCATGACATATCCATATTCCTTTAAAGAAGTCATCGGTTATTATATTTCCAAAGAAGCGGTATTTCAAGGCCTAAATAGTTCATGCTCAGCTTTGACAGAGGGACTTTGCATGAAGAGGATCAGTAGAAGAAAACAAGTACCATACATCTTTAGACTACATGAAAATGAAGCTATCACATGGAAGGATGGTACCAAAAGATTAGAGCTGGACTCTATTAAAGATATACGTACGGGCGATATGGCGAGCAATTACCGAGAGGAGTATGGAGTTTCTGATAAGGTGGCCGGGCTTTGGGTTACCATTATATATACAGTATCGAACAAGTTGAAGGCCTTGCATGTGGTGGCAAGGCATGGAAGTGATTTTTCGATATTCTTTAACTGTATCTGTGGACTAGtgaaatcaagaagagaactCATGGAGAGTATTTCTGTTCCGGATAATGAAAAGTTCGCTAATATCCATTGGCATAGAACGGTTTCTGAGAGaaaggaagatgagatcaaagatacATTGAGATTCGAGGACGTAAGGCGACTTTGTGACAAATTCCACATTTATTGTTCATCAAGTCACTTACTTAGGTTCTTTAAAATCGCCGATGTCAATCACAATGGACTTTTGAACTTTCATGAGTTTCAGACGTTTGTTAAGCTACTGAAGGAGCGTCCCGAGGTACATCACCTTTGGAAATCATGCACTCTGGGGAAAAATTATATGGACTTTGGGATGTTTTACAACTTCATCAGAGATGTACAGAAGGAGGATTTGACCAAGGAAAATGCGTGCGAGCTATTCGAAAATTTTAGGCGCCCTAAGCAAAAGCATTTGGATGAGGAGGATTTTGTTAGATTCTTGGGAGCTCAGCCTTATGCAAAGGAGATAGAGGAGGATTATAGCAAACCATTAAATCATTATTTCATAGCATCCTCGCACAATACCTATCTATTAGGGAAACAAGTAGGTGAAAGGCCATCCGTTGAAGGTTATGTGCAGGTACTTCAACAAGGGTGTCGATGCATTGAAATCGACATTTGGGATGATGATATTGGTCCCGTAGTATGTCACGGTTTCTTAACAACTGCGATTCCTCTGATAAATGTCGTTGAAATAATTAAAAAATACGCGTTTATCACATCACCATACCCCCTTATCATCTCATTGGAAATGAATTGTGGCAAGGAGAACCAGTTGATTGCAACgtcaatttttcagaattgTTTTGGATCGCTGCTATACTACCCAGATGATAAGGACAACTTCTTGCCGTCCCCAATGAAGCTTAGGCACAAGATAGTACTCAAGGGTAAAAAGACAAATCGAAAGTCACTGGCTGGTACCACAGGGAACCTGAACAGCATTGAAAGcagctcttcatcatacAGCTCTTCATATGATTCTGAAATAGAGAGTGGGAACAAGGGAAAAGAAAACCTGTACAATACCTCGAACAACTCCAAGATTCGTAGGATTAAAAGATTAACATTGAAAAGGCGTGTTGAGGTGATCGATGATCTCTTGAACATATGTGGGCTTCACGGATTGAAATTCAGAAACCTTTCGCTGCCAGAATCCAAGACTGTCGCCCATTGTTTTTCCTTTAATGAGAAAAGTTTTTATAACATGCAGAAGGACAAGACCCAAGAGCTTTCGCTAGACAAGCATAATCGCCGGTTCCTTACGCGTGTCTATCCTCACGCTCTAAGGTATAAATCTTCTAATTTCAATCCgatcaatttttggaaacTTGGGGTCCAAATGGTAGCGACAAATTGGCAAACCAACGACCTCGGCCAGCAGATCAACCTTGCGATGTTCCAACTGTCGAGTCAAAAAAGTGGTGTTGCGCACTCAGGATACATATTGAAACCGGCCAAATTGCTCCCGACTGTGTCTAAAGTTCAACAGATTCCGCAATTGTACCAaaagttgagaaagaatCCCAGCAAGATCGAATTGAAGATTCTCTCCGCACAACTCCTCCCCAAACCAGCTGAGATAAAGGACGGCAAGGAGTCCTCCTTTGCCCCCTACGTTGTTGCAGAACTATTCAGTGACGAAGAGCctgctgcttcttcgaCAGTCGACAACGGACTCAAGCTTTCCAACATGTCGGCTGCGACCGAAAACTGCAAAGACAACGGGTTCAATCCGGTATGGGGCATGAATATGTCGGCAACACTCAAATCACTAGATTTCGCATTCGTCAGATTCACAGTCAAAACTGGAGAGATTTCTTTGGCGACTTCGTGCTTACGACTACAATACTTGAAGCCGGGATACCGGCACATCCCGCTCTACAGCATGGAGGGCGAGCTCTACATTTTCTCTACTCTTTTCATATTTACAAGATCGATTTAG
- the ACM1 gene encoding Acm1p (similar to Saccharomyces cerevisiae ACM1 (YPL267W); ancestral locus Anc_6.2) produces MGSPVKKRTALAGKNVNARPSSSSIHKVGSLSNHTSPSKKSQVDLTYALNNSPVRSVSLSPKKSAETSAFTFHEETPSERAAALMKHMSLAKKSSLSVDENDFDAVKENMSPTKLANMNKTAQRQSIRRPLQDLSIEEHKGYVERPQFARTAPLTLHYSRRTTLPTFVTPPRDQKLRECFTISNNDAAPAANSRTTDDIPKDKVVRKLNFKIHEN; encoded by the coding sequence ATGGGTTCACCGGTAAAGAAGAGGACTGCGTTAGCTGGCAAGAACGTTAATGCAAGACCAAGTTCAAGTAGTATACATAAAGTCGGTTCCCTTTCGAACCACACCTCTCCCAGCAAGAAGAGCCAGGTGGATTTGACTTACGCCCTGAATAACAGCCCAGTGAGGAGTGTTTCGCTTTCGCCCAAGAAGAGTGCAGAGACAAGTGCTTTCACATTCCATGAGGAAACACCATCAGAGCGTGCAGCAGCTCTAATGAAACACATGTCACTAGCCAAAAAGTCTTCCCTGAGCgttgatgagaatgatTTCGACGCtgtgaaagaaaatatgTCCCCAACTAAGCTTGCGAATATGAACAAAACCGCCCAGAGACAATCCATTAGAAGACCGTTGCAAGATCTGAGTATTGAAGAACACAAAGGATACGTGGAACGACCCCAGTTCGCACGAACAGCTCCCTTAACATTGCATTACAGTCGCAGGACGACTCTGCCGACTTTTGTCACTCCGCCAAGAGACCAAAAGCTGAGAGAATGCTTCACAATCTCCAACAATGACGCAGCACCTGCTGCTAATTCTCGCACTACTGATGATATCCCCAAGGACAAAGTTGTAAGGAAACTAAATTTCAAGATACACGAAAACTGA
- the DIM1 gene encoding putative dimethyladenosine transferase (similar to Saccharomyces cerevisiae DIM1 (YPL266W); ancestral locus Anc_6.1), which yields MGKAAKKKYSGAPTTSKQVDAEKHLSSVFKFNTDLGQHILKNPLIAQGIVDKAQIRPSDTVLEVGPGTGNLTVRILEQAKNVIAVEMDPRMAAELTKRVHGTPVERKLEILLGDFMKTELPYFDICISNTPYQISSPLVFKLINQPRPPRVSILMFQREFALRLIARPGDSLYCRLSANVQMWANVTHIMKVGKNNFRPPPQVESSVVRLEVKNPRPQVDYNEWDGLLRIVFVRKNRTISAGFKSSTILEILEKNYKTYLAMNNEMVDDTKGSMLEVVKSKINTVLQETELADKRAGKCDQNDFLKLLYAFHQVGIHFS from the coding sequence ATGGGCAAGGCAGCTAAGAAGAAATACTCGGGAGCTCCAACAACTTCAAAGCAAGTTGATGCTGAAAAACATTTAAGCTCTGTGTTCAAGTTTAACACGGACTTAGGTCAGCatatcttgaaaaatccacTGATAGCCCAGGGAATTGTCGACAAAGCTCAGATCAGGCCTTCAGACACTGTGCTAGAAGTGGGTCCTGGTACTGGTAACTTGACCGTACGTATTTTAGAGCAAGCAAAGAATGTTATCGCGGTGGAAATGGATCCAAGAATGGCAGCTGAATTGACCAAGAGGGTGCACGGAACACCTGTTGAGAGAAAACTGGAGATTTTACTCGGTGATTTCATGAAGACCGAACTTCCCTATTTTGATATTTGTATCAGTAACACTCCATACCAAATCTCATCTCCATTGGTTTTTAAGCTAATCAATCAGCCTAGACCACCTAGAGTGTCCATTCTGatgtttcaaagagaatttGCCTTGAGACTGATTGCAAGACCGGGCGATTCGCTTTATTGTAGGCTTTCTGCCAATGTACAGATGTGGGCAAACGTGACGCATATAATGAAAGTCGGGAAGAACAATTTCAGACCACCACCACAAGTTGAGTCTAGTGTCGTAAGACTCGAAGTCAAAAACCCTAGACCACAGGTAGATTACAACGAATGGGATGGTCTACTGAGAATTGTTTTTGTGAGAAAGAATCGTACCATCTCCGCGGGGTTTAAATCTTCGACGATCCTAGAGATTCTCGAAAAGAATTACAAGACCTACCTAGCTATGAACAATGAAATGGTCGACGACACGAAAGGATCAATGCTCGAAGTGGTAAAGTCTAAGATTAACACAGTGCTACAAGAGACAGAGCTCGCAGACAAGAGAGCAGGTAAGTGTGACcaaaatgatttcttgaaattacTCTACGCTTTTCACCAAGTCGGAATCCATTTCTCTTGA
- the TDEL0G04710 gene encoding TauD/TfdA dioxygenase family protein, producing MSKTATTKLDVETEASERFGKLNLVHSEEAPRTGDYDTHFYAGQDEVSEDGILRINSEYRAKSTVPDFLPTWDPREKLPPLEFHEYHDPGLRADPSFPNLFPEQLQDQYKTKRITPKLGTEVRGVQLSQLTDAGKDELALLVAQRGIVVFRDQDFSKAGPQGVVDYAKHFGKLHVHQTSGHPENVPELHITYRRPDHKEFERVFEQDISSIFWHTDVSYELQPPSYTFFNVLEGPNGGGDTLFADAFEAFDRLSPTMQEFISGLHVIHSAYEQAENSKGAGGVQRRLPTAHIHPLVRVHPVLKRKALFVNESFSRRIVELKKPESDALLRFLYDIVGRTHDLQLRANWEPNTVAIWDNRRVQHSAVVDWEEPVHRHAFRITPQGERPVEDLKYLNDKNYYGEEVPR from the coding sequence atgtCTAAAACCGCCACTACTAAACTTGACGTTGAGACTGAAGCCTCCGAAAGATTTGGtaaattgaatttggttCACTCGGAAGAGGCTCCACGCACTGGTGATTACGATACCCATTTCTATGCGGGTCAAGACGAAGTATCAGAGGACGGCATTCTAAGAATTAATTCTGAATACAGAGCTAAATCTACTGTACCTGATTTCTTGCCAACATGGGATCCTAGGGAAAAATTACCACCGTTAGAATTTCACGAATACCATGATCCTGGTTTGAGAGCTGACCCCAGTTTCCCAAACCTGTTCCCTGAGCAATTGCAAGATCAATACAAGACTAAGAGAATTACACCAAAATTGGGTACCGAAGTGAGAGGTGTGCAACTTTCTCAATTAACCGATGCAGGTAAGGATGAGTTGGCTTTGCTAGTGGCACAAAGAGGTATTGTTGTTTTTAGAGACCAGGATTTCTCTAAGGCTGGTCCTCAAGGTGTTGTGGATTATGCTAAGCATTTCGGTAAATTGCATGTGCATCAAACTAGTGGTCATCCAGAGAACGTTCCTGAATTGCATATCACATATCGTAGACCGGATCAtaaggaatttgaaaggGTTTTCGAACAGGATATAAGCTCAATCTTCTGGCATACTGATGTATCCTACGAGTTGCAACCACCATCTTAcacatttttcaatgttcTGGAAGGTCCCAACGGTGGTGGTGACACGTTGTTTGCTGATgcatttgaagcttttgacAGGCTTTCGCCAACTATGCAAGAATTCATCAGCGGTCTTCACGTCATTCACAGCGCCTACGAGCAAGCTGAAAACTCTAAAGGAGCAGGTGGTgtccaaagaagattgcCAACTGCACACATTCATCCATTGGTGAGAGTCCACCcagttttgaagagaaaagcTTTGTTTGTTAACGAATCTTTCAGTAGAAGAATTGTCGAGTTGAAAAAACCAGAATCTGACGCTCTACTAAGATTCTTATATGATATAGTGGGTCGTACTCATGATTTGCAATTAAGAGCAAACTGGGAGCCAAATACTGTGGCTATCTGGGATAACCGTAGAGTTCAACATTCTGCTGTGGTGGACTGGGAAGAACCAGTTCACAGACACGCCTTTAGAATCACTCCTCAAGGTGAAAGACCTGTTgaggatttgaaatatttgaacGATAAAAACTATTACGGTGAAGAGGTTCCACGTTAG